The DNA sequence agacattttttttaaactgattgaCTACCAatggtaaatgtaaatggactgttcttatatagtgcttttctagtctcaacgactactcaaagcgctttaacatggtacaggaaccattcaccattcaccattcatacactgtggccgaggctgacgtacaaggtgccacctgctcatcagataatcattcacacacattcacactccaatgcgcagcatcgggggcaactcggggttcagtgtcttgcccaaggacacttcgacatgggactgcagggtcaaggatcgaaccaccaaccttccgattggcaggcaaccgcctaccactgagccacagccgccccttgGTAAAGGGGTTAGCAAAGTAAAGTCTTTATCCTGAAACTAGACTGAAGACGGTAGGTCACTGTGAAATTAAGTCAAGAAAAATAATGGTTGATTTTAGAAAATACCAAACAAATCAAACTGTTATTATCAGAACTTTATTTACAGAGAAAGATGACCTGACAGGAAGGAGGTGTTTCACacatagtttttttgtttgtaagtTATCATTTAGGAATTTTGAACAAATGACATAGGCCTATAAATGTTAATAAATATGAGGCTCTAAAACTATAGTCAGACAACAGAGGCAGGGAGACAAGAAGGCTTAAAGCACATGAATACATTATAatcaaaaggaaagaaaaaaggttAGTTATGAAAGAGATGTGGGAAGGGCTGCTGAGTTTGGCTCCGCCCACTGAAGTTGGCGCCATCTGTCCTCTCTTACGTCCGCAGATAAGCTGTAAATACAGCTGGTCTGCTGCTGTTGAACTCATTCGTTTCTAACGATCCAACACCGACTGATCTCACAATGAGCGGAAGAGGCAAGGGAGGTTCTATGAAGGCTCTATGCACTTTATAAATATCTCTATGCACTTTATGAAAGGCTCTAGGCACTTTACACTTAAGCTTGGtttgcacattttgttttattagttatatttttgtaattcttGTATGGTTTATATTTAGGTAGCCTACTGGATgtttaaatgtatacattttaatttgtaaaaactcaataaagctctttaaaaaaaaaaaaagcaagggaGGTAAAGGACTCGGTAAAGGAGGCGCTAAGCGTCACCGTAAAGTTCTCCGTGATAACATCCAGGGCATCACCAAGCCCGCCATCCGGAGTGAAGCGTATCTCCGGTCTGATCTACGAGGAGACCCGCGGTGTGCTCAAGGTCTTCCTGGAGAACGTGATCCGCGATGCCGTCACCTACACCGAGCACGCCAAGAGGAAGACGGTGACCGCCATGGATGTGGTCTACGCTCTGAAGAGGCAGGGCCGCACCCTGTACGGCTTCGGAGGTTAAACCGGATCCGGAGAaactaatgtaaccgtgcaacctgccggccctctcgactctaatgtaaccgtgcaacctgccggccctctcgactctaatgtaaccgtgcaacctgccggccctctcaactctaatgtaaccgtgcaaccggccggccctctcgactctaatgtaaccgtgcaaccggccggccctctcgactctaatgtaaccgtgcaaccggccggccctctcgactctaatgtaaccgtgcaacctgccggccctctcaactctaatgtaaccgtgcaacctgccggccctctcgactctaatgtaaccgtgcaacctgccggccctctcaactctaatgtaaccgtgcaaccggccggccctctcgactctaatgtaaccgtgcaaccggccggccctctcgactctaatgtaaccgtgcaaccggccggccctctcgactctaatgtaaccgtgcaacctgccggccctctcgactctaatgtaatcaagcggtgtcttggttgtCGGCaggtttgagttattaaccaagccttgtttctggtgcatcttagaggattgtgttcacggcaattcacacattatcgatggggaagtacagtacatcacatacaaatacacgtcatgttattttggtagttatgttaagttaaatgttagagaagtgaatgttgctacgtggtagctaggctaggctactgaacgagaccgtaaggaccgtaaccgagggtactgcatgagtctatattcaaacgggtgtctaggttctcggcaagtttgacttatcaaccgatagcagaagcctttatgtctcgtgcatcttagatgattgtgtacatacaaattaatagattacattattgatggatattacatacaaatgcacgtcatgttatcttaggagttatgttaagttaaatgtttattacgtgataggtaggctgtcaccaggagactgtgcaccagactactgaacatgaccgtaaccgtgcctaatgcatgagtcatgtaatcaaacgggtgtctaggttctcggcaagtttgacttatcaaccgatagcagaagcctttatgtctcgtgcattttagaattgtgttcatggaaattcatatgctacattaccaaggggaaagtattaggcctatatcacatacaaatacacgtaatgttatcttgatagatatgtaaagttaaggcaaggcaaggcagctttatttatatagcacatttcagcaaaagggcaattcaaagtgctttacataaaacattaaagagcagttagaaaacaattaaaaaacaataataaacaaattaaaaacattaaaagacaagaataaaattgatagtgcagtataagaataaaagttacagttcagtataagaaattaaagttaataaaatagattatttaaagaaaagcaacatcaaaaagataggtctttagcttagatttaaaagaactgagagttgcagcggacctacaggtttctgggagtttgttccagatatgtggagcataaaaactgaacgctgcttccccctgtttagttctgactctggggacaacaagtagacctgtcccagaccacctgagaggtctgggtgggtcataatgacGCGATCACCACTCCTCGATCTGCATACTGCAGTCAGGGCTTACTCAATTTCCCAGTACCAGTTCTTTAGACGTCACACAATGATTTACACACAGTTCTTTGGAAGTCACACAACAAATGATTCAGAAACATGCCCTGTGTGCCAAAATGCATGGAGCTTAATGCTATAAGGTCACTacgctaacatgctcacaatgacaaggCTAAGTGTTTTGATCAGTTTTTTGGAAGTAAGTAAGTTTGgattaagaaaaagaaaagcttaacacacacacacacacacacacacacacacacacacacacacacacacacacacagtacatacaCTCAAATAGCAGTCTCAAAAAAGAATTTCAAAATTACTGCATGAACTTTCATCAAGTAACATTACTGGTTTCGAAACTGATAATACATTTACAACAATGCGAAAAAGATAAAGAAGCATTAGCTTTTATGTTGTGATTTTGAATTTGCCGCGTGGCATTGcgctaataaagggaaaaaagaaatgttgttGTTATGTTATGTGATTAATCATACCTTGGCGTTTAATTATAACAAAACATTTTCctctaaaagcaaaaaaaaaaaaaaacacttaactgTCGTAGTCTTTGCAAGAGGATGAATAATTAACAAAAGCCCGACACAACACTCTTTCGTAGgctacatgcacacaaacacataaaatactCCCACTAACAAAAACAACTAAAGGGGTTTATAAATCCACTTGTCTTGGACCACAGAGTTTTTTTGGGATCTTTGGGTCTCATGTCAACACGGTGTGTAAGAAAGCAAACCAGTGCTTGTATTTCTTTTGTAAGCTCCGAAGTTTTAACATTGCTGTGACTCTGATGGGaaggttttattgttgtttcaaTTAATCACTTCTTACTTTTACCTTTCTTTAAGTTGGTACAGTTTACTGAGCCAAAAGGATAAGAACTGACGACAGGGGATTGTCAAAGTGTTTGGAAAAATTGCGTTACCTTGCGTAaacatggacgcctggccaataaatgctattgaagggcgggtcttggcgtggccatagtgggattcgtaatattgtGGCCCGCCAGCCCAAAGTTGAAAGGGTGGTTTTACCaactcacaggcgctagggggaagcgagacggCCACCATTCAACATGAAAAAAGACCCTAAATATATGACCATAaaaatgactccgaagctgttcagttaaaggtcccatgacatggtgctctttggatgcttttatatagaccttagtggttccctagtactgtatctgaagtctcttttatatagaccttagtggtcccctactgCTCTGAGCGATCTCTCCAATTTATTAAAGCAAGGGGTTTTTAAGAAGGCGGAGTCGGTCTTGGCAGACCACAACCACCCTCTGTCACAGGTATTTCAGTTGCTCCCGTCTGGTCGCAGGTACAGCTTTCCCAGATGCAGGATGAAGAAAGGGAATTTCGGCGAAAAAGACTCAGGCCCAAAGGCCGAGATATATGACTGTAATTCCTGCGTATTCATTGATAGGACTTATGGATACCAAAACTCAAAGATCAACTGATTCAGGTTAAGAAAAATTTACTGAGTCCAGCAGTTAAGGTGTAATCACATATGTGGGTTCACAAAAGACACTCAGGGCCCTATCtagcacccagcgcaattgcctttgtacaccgatgcatgtatcattcctattttgcacccgacacacagcggacttttccctccacagtagcacgtcggtaaattagggaatgtatttgcgctcccgggggcggttcagcgaaaagaggatgCGTGTTCCGGCGctaacgttccctggtgctattttgcagtttcagaaaacaattctgccactgaccaggaaaaacctggtctaatgtcagtagcgcattattcagatgctattttaggggcgcatgcttggccataatgtagcgtgaaaaagaaaaatatgactGAAAATGTACTTCAGGTGTTTGAATAGaccaggaggcactttacagtacagtcctcaaaaagtcgcagcattctttgtggcttgttgtgttttacacaacatttccatgaatcatggatgtgttgacgACATacatgaggaaatattagaggacttaatgTTGAAcctctggtccgggagtaatgcgcgatgcgctcctggtggagcgggtggacggagatggagtggggggaggaggaaggggcacaacaggagcaggtggtgggtttggaggcccacgctccatggctgcagcaatcctctccagacttgaggagatgcgcccgagaggccgcagcaacatcgccacccggtcaagactcCTTTTCCTCGATGGGGCGTAGTCCTCCTGTCTCCGGGCAGATTCTTctgttgccacacacacactcagggtgGAGTCCCCTGTCTGGTGCAACTTCCTCTTCTTGTTCTCATAACCTTTCAACAATTCTCTTTTACGCCATATAAGACCTAAACAATTTTTATGACTTAAGCTTAACCTTCTGTGCATCAAGAGGTCACCCAGAGTACTTTTGAGCATTCTGCTGAATTGTTCTGCATCAATTAATGGtggaaatgtctttatttatgcaAAGGAAAACACAGTTGGCaattcaaaatttaaaaaacataatgggatataatcaagggggtaagcttcgcttcagaacgcaaacctccaatggcgccattttgttgctacaaagcgatcacctcctgttagcattacactgaccgccattttttttttacgtcacttgactgtgaataactttacatctgaagcgtttaaagactctatttgtccattgtttatttctaaagaaacacgacaatgtataaaaggctccattaccttgtacctcacgttatggctccgtagcagatgtttttgtaaaaataagctaacgattgtgtcataaccacgagacttacacacagtagaggaattaccgtatagtacaggagaagctcgcaggcagtttagacttacattagctgtttaggttgaattactaatgttaactagcatgttagtgatcaataattagcctgtgcttatgttatctccttacatatacctacactctcagtctctgtaagattgggaatgattgagatttctctcggcacagctaccagaagacttcacactttcagacaggttgctcacgtcacatttacgttgtctctgtcagttggaggctgcgcagtaaagcaagagatcaccggaaaagtgcttctaatatccttcactggtctccgtccagagcaacgggatctgttggtccattatatactgtctatggatatAATGCAGTCGGGCGTTCTGTAgcattttcaaatatttattcttCTGCAGATCAACTTTTCTCATTTAACGTTTTCTCTGCTGAGTCAACGCACACATGTAGGCATGAATtactctttctcttctttgtgtgttttgtttgtagaAGTAACCTCTTTATTACTATTTACAGATATAACTatacgtaaaaaaaaattcaatttgtAAACAGTTGCACAATAGTACAATGGAGCGGAGTGCAAAGGCTGCtgaataaatatgaaatgattAATGTAACCTGTACTCTGTCTTTGTTACTGTAAGGCAGAATTTGCAATTCTGGGGAAATGTGAGTCAGGACTTGTAGAGTCAGGACTTCTAGATAAGAATGTCGAGTCATCTGTCACTCCCTTTCCATCCCCAGATCAGATGATATAAAGAAGATGTGAACTTCACCTCCTTCACTTCTGCTCACAGACTGACTGGTGTGACATTCAAGACTGTAAGTACTCTGATGGATTCATATGTAGATTACTGAGCAAGAGTAGTTTAACTCAGAGTCGTTGCACGATGCTGTTAAATCTGCTTATAATAGATACATCAGGCTTATTGTGGTGAGGAACTGAGGTAGAcaaattcaattttcattttcaatgtaataagcaAAAGTAGAGTTACTattcagttacaaattactggTGCAGcacaaaagaaatgccaaaaacacacacatggtgtCAATGCAACATTACCGATTTAGTTGTGTGTCTCTTTTAGAATCATGAAGAACTTCTTGTCTACAAATGAGCAGCTCTGTAAGAACCAATGTCTGATGTCCCTCAACAGAAGGTATAAGGCTATCTTTCAGGTGAGTAACTCTCTAAAAAGAAATGCTCACTCTATATTTTGGTATGATATTGTTTGGATATCAGTTGAATGTCTCTGTTTCTGCCTGCAGTGTGATGGTAACTTTGTCGTCTATGACTGTGCCTGTTGCCCAAACAAGGCTGTGTGGGCCTCAGGCACTAATGGATCAGACGCTGTCCGCGTGATCATGCAGGCTGACGGCAACCTGGTCATTTACAACCAATGTAACCAAGCCAGGTGGAGCTCAGGGACATACATCGCGGGATCGTGCAACGTGTGCCGTCTTGAAATGACGGATTGCGGCAAACTAGTGTTGACCAGAAACTGTCAACAAGTTTGGTGCTCATGCTGAAATGATGTCTTCACATGGAATCCCAAAGCTTTGTTAAATTGAATGCTTTGCAAGTACAAGTCATCTTTGAATGCCAGTGTGAATTACAATAAATCTGCCTGCTGGAATCAAATAAAAGCACATTTTCACACTGTataaaagtgtttttcttttctttgttctttttttttgtggcttcgTAGTGACATAAACAGCTCTATTTGTAATGCAGATATCTCGGTAAAGAGCACTGGAAGTTGTATCAAAGTAATAagaaacagtcagctgttctAATAACTGAGCTGAAAACATCAttaagtaggcctacacaaGAGACTTCCCAAAGCGGCTGCTtgaacctcaaactaaggcatgcattaaaataataataatacataaccaTTGCCATTAAGCTGTGCAACTTAACTTCAAGAACTACATTTCACGCTAAGAGTGATCTgtatgtataggcctatatataacttatactcaacctattttcatttatatatttgattacaatgctacaaacacagctctgttacactttaggctagtagatcgttgatcatctgtttctccgtgaaggggagagacagtgagatagagaaaaagaggtgctcaacaatcagctgtttttccagaGTCAGCTCTTTAGATAAAATTGTGGTCACCACTTTTTTCTTGCCTTTGATTTTGGTGTGATTTTCCTGTGTCGAGTTCGCTCTGTGGAATGGATGAGTAGACTGGATGTTTTCTGTTGACATGCTGTAGCATTGATGTTGTGCTATCGTGGGAAGCTAGTTTGGTTTTGACAGACTGTACAGACATGACTATAGTTATTCTTAGTTATGTTATTAGGCTGTATTTTCATAGATTTTAATCTGCTTTATTGTAATAAATTCTGTTGATTTTGTTATGGATATTTTCTGCCCTTTCCAGTGATGCACTTTAGGactcaaacacagaaacacagaggcacagaaaaacacaaagatgGTTAAGTCCAAGACTTTACGCCCAGGGGCCTCTGCACTCTAAatccatgtctgtgtgtgagaccgTCTTACTGGAGAGAGATCAGAGAGCTTCAGAggctctctgcagtctgcactctgagaaactcaa is a window from the Perca flavescens isolate YP-PL-M2 chromosome 4, PFLA_1.0, whole genome shotgun sequence genome containing:
- the LOC114554470 gene encoding comitin-like; translation: MKNFLSTNEQLCKNQCLMSLNRRYKAIFQCDGNFVVYDCACCPNKAVWASGTNGSDAVRVIMQADGNLVIYNQCNQARWSSGTYIAGSCNVCRLEMTDCGKLVLTRNCQQVWCSC